GGACACCCATGGCGTTCCACACCGGCAGGAGCGAACGCAGCATCTCGGTGCGGCGCAGGCGACGGAGCGCCCGCTGCAGCTCCTCGGCCGTGGCACCGTGCAGCCACACCATGAGGTCGGCGTCGGCCTTGAGCCCGGAGACGTCGTAGAAGCCGCGGACGGTGACGCCCGAGTCCTCGATGTGCGAGACGATCGACTCGACCTCGGTCGCGTCGTTCTCGGTGACGGGAGCATCGGGATTGCGTCGCCAGACGGCCCAGAGGGTGTAACCGGACGGGTTCTCTTCACGCAGGTCGGACATGATCCCAGTCTGCCCCCTTTGCGGAGGAGCCGCTAATCAGGGGAATACTGCCCCCACGCGAGGGCGGTACGGGGGTCGATCAGCGGGCGATGGCGCGGGCGATGGCCCACACCGCCCCGCCGACGACGGCGGCGATGCCCACGGTCGCGGCGATCGCTGCGGCGGGGTTGCGGTCGGCGAACGCGCGCGCCTTCACGGCCGCCCGCGCCGACGCCTTCTCCACGCGCCGGGGGATGTTCCCCTTGACCTCGATGGCGGCCAGGGCCGCCTTCAACTCCGCCCGCGCCGAGGCGACGGGATCGACGATTCCCGCGGGGACCGCGGTGCGCGGCAGAGACTCAGGGGTGCTCATCGCCGGCCTCCTTCACGATTCGGATGTCCTCGGCCACGGCCTGTGCCGGGTTCTGGCGACGGAGCACCTTGCGGAACTTCAGGATGCCGAGCAGCGCGAACAGCAGCACGGCGACGATGAGGATGCCGAACACCGCCAGCGCGGACAGCCATACCGGCCACCACGACGACAGCCCCGCGATCGCGAACACGAGGATCACGGGCACGGCCCAGAACAGGAAGAACAGCGCGACGAGGAACCAGACGGAGCCGACGCCCGCATCCTTCGCCGTGCGCGACACCCACGCCTTGGCCGCGTCGATCTCGGCCTTGACCAGATTCGTGACGAGCTCCGGCAGGTCGCCGAGCAGCGTCAGCAGGCTGTCGTCGGCACGATCCCGATATCCGCGGGGCATGTCAGTCGTCGGACTTCCGCGGGGCGGGCTTCTTCGCGGCCGGCTTCGAGGCAGCCGGCTTCTGGGCTTCGGCGGCGCGCTCCTTGACCTCGTCGACCGCGTCCTCCGCGGCGTCCGAGATCTCCTCGGCGGCGTCCTTGCCGGAGGCGATGACCGCATCGAGCTTCTGCCCTGGCGTGCCGTCGCCGGTGACCGACTTGACGATCTTCACGGCGCCGGTCCAGACGGCGCCCGGGACCGCGGCGGCCTTGTCGCCGACGAAGCCCTTGACCTTGTCGACGCGCTCCTGCACGGGGTCGGTGTTCCAGACCTTCAGCCACTGCGTCTTGATCTGCTCGTAGCGCTCGCGTCCTGCGCGGGTGCCGAGCACATAGCCGACGCCGAGTCCGACGACGAGTCCGATCTTCCCCTTCATGGGGTCTCCTCACGTTGTTCCGGCTGTGGTCCGTCCCGGGGGACGCCGATCGCCCGCGTCTCCACCGCGATCAGGTACCCAGCGTAACGCCGTATGCCGATTTCGGCATCAATCGATCAGAGGGTTGACACGGAGGCATCGAGCGCACTCGCGCGTGCTCGGCGGACGCTCAGTCCCAGAGGAGAGCGCGGCGCAGGCGGTCCGCCTCCTCCGCAGCGTCCGGCACGACCTGCGCGAGCCCCGTGCCCGCGAGCCAGGCACCCACAGCGGCCAGCCCTGGCACGGCCTGCACGGCCTGACGCGCTGCGGCACGCCGCTCCCCCGAGCCGATGATCGACGCGGGCTGCGCCTGCACGAAGCGCCCACGATGACCCGCCACGACCTGGGCGGGCGACAGCGGGACGCCCAGGAGCGCCGAGGCCTCCCGGCGGGCGAGGTCGATCGCGGCCCCGTCATCCAGCGCCGCGGTGGCCGCAGGTTCCCCCTGCGCACCGAAGGAGACGCGGACCACCTCGCGGTCGCCCGCGGCCTCCCGCACCCACGACCACTTCGCCGTGGAGTGTGTGAGCGCCTTCGCCGTGTGGCTGTGCGGAACGGTGAGCACGCCGGTGCCGCGGGGCGGGGTGCGCAGCGCGGGCGCGTCGAGCAGCAGACTGATGATCTCGATCTCGGGGGCCGGTGCCGCGTCGGCGGCCGCGAGGGCGGGCACGGCGCCCGCGAGCAGCTCCCGCGCCCCGTGCTCGGAGGTCGCGACGATCACGGCGTCGGCGGCGAGTTCCGCCTCCTGCGTCGTCTCCTCGCCCTCGATCGGCTCCTCCGCGGCGGGCTCCTCGACCACGACGCGCCAGGTGGTGCCGTCGGTGGTGAGGCAACGAGCTCGGACGCGGGTGCGCACGGTCGCACCGAGTTCGTCGAGGTCGGCCGCGAGGGCGTCGACGAGTACGCTCATCCCGCCGACGAGCCCCTCGACGGCGGCACCGGGAGTCTTCGCGCCGCGCGACGCCGCCTCACCGCGGAGGGCCAGCACCGCCCCGGAGAGGGATCCGACGCGGGTCAGGGCGGCGTTGAGTCCGGGGGCGGCGACGTCGATGTCCACGTCGTCCGGGGAGGCGGAGTAGACACCCGTGGTGACGGGGGCGACGAGGCGGTCGCGCACCTTCTCCCCCATGCGCGAGGCGACGAGGCGGCCGAGGCTCAGCTGGTGGCCGATGGTGAGCGGCGGGCGCACCCGGTCGAGATAGGCCCGCCAGGCGCCCGACCAGCCGATGATGCGGCGGACGTCGTCCTGGAAGGGGTTGCCGGGGATGCCGAGGATGCCGCCGGCCGGAAGCGGAGCCGCGCCGCCGGGGAGTCCGGCGAGCCACGCGCCTCCCGCCTGCGGCGTCACGACGCGGTCGGAGAGACCGAGATCGTTCACGAGAGCCCGGACGTGCCCGCCCTTCGTCGCGTAGCTCTCCGCGCCCGCGTCGACGACGACACCGTCCAGCGCGACCCTGCGGATCACGCCACCCAGGGACTCGGACCCTTCGAGCAGCGTGACCTGCATGCCGACCTTCGCGCACTCCCGCGCGGCCACGAGTCCGCCGACGCCGCCGCCCACCACGACGACGTGCTTCCGTGCGGCACGGGCCGCCAGGTCGGCCGGTTCAGCGGGTGCGGGGTGCTCGGGGCTCATGCCTCCATCCTTTCACCGCCCCTGCGCTTCGAATCGCCCGATTGGCCGGATAATCGCCGCGGATGCCGCCAGGTGCGCGATCCGAACGGAGGTCAGGCCCGACCGCGCTTGCGCACCTCGCGGAGGACGATCTGCTCGGGACAGACCGTGGAAAGGAAGTCGCCGACGGAGAGGGCGAGGCGTTCACCGACGAGCGAGTAGAAGATGCGGTTGGCATCGCGACGTTCGGAGACGAGGCCTGCCTGCCGCAGCACGCTCAGGTGCCGGGAGATGGTCGGGCCGCTCGCGGAGAAGCGGGACGCGATCTCCCCGGCCGCGAGCTCCCCCTCCTTGAGGTCCTGCAGGATCTGCCTCCGGGTGGGATGGGCGAGCGCCGCGAAGATGTCGGATGCGCTGTCGGCCATGCTTGCAATATAGCACCTTCGCTAGATACAGTTTCGCCAGATAGCTAATTAGCGAAGGAGAACACCATGAAGGTCGCCATCACCGGAGGCAGTGGATTCGTCGGCCGCGCCCTCGCCGATCGCCTGGAGGAGCCCGTGGCGATCTCCCGACGCTCCGGCACGGACATCACCGACGTCGACGCGCTGACCGCCGCCTTCGCCGGATGCGACGCCGTCGCCCACTGCGCCGGGATCAACCGGGAGATCGGCGACCAGACCTTCCGCCGCGTGCACGTCGAGGGCACGGCCGCCGTCGTCGAGGCCGCTCGCCGCGCCGGCGTCCGGCGGCTCGTCATGGTGAGCTTCCTCCGCGCCCGGCCCGACTGCGGCTCCGCTTACCACGAGTCGAAGTGGGAGGCCGAGGAGATCATCCGCGGCTCCGGGCTCCCGCACACGATCCTGAAGTCCGGGATGATCTACGGCCCCGGCGATCACATGGTCGACCATGTGACCCGTGCCGTCCGCACCCTCCCCTTCTTCTGGACGGTCGGCTACCGCGAACGCACCGCCCGCCCGGTCCCCGTCGAGGATGCCGCGGACGTGCTGGTGGCCGCGCTCGAGGGCCGCATCCCGGAGCCGACGGTCGCCGTGATGGGGGCGGACGAGGTCACGCTCGGGGAGGCCATCCGCCGGATCGCCCGCGTCGCCGGACGTCGTCCCGCGTTCCTCCCCGTTCCGGCCTGGGTCGTGCGGGTGCTCGCGCAGCTCACCGAGTGGACCATGGTCGTGCCCCTGGTCGCGAAGGCGCAGGCGCGGATGCTCGCGGAGGGCGTCAGCGAACCGGCACCGTGGGCGCCGGAGCCGCCGGAGGGCATCCGCCCGTCGCGGCCGTTCGACGACGACAGCATCCGCGCGGCGCTGCCCACCGGCCGCTTCGGTCTTTCGGACCTGCGGCTGGCGCGGGCGCTTCGAATCGCCTGAATGGCTGCATCTGGGCTGCAGATGCCGCAAAGCAGGCGATTCGAACGGAGGTCAGCCGGCGTGCACCAGCTCGACGATACGGGTGAGCTGGTCGGGGTCGGTCTCCGGGGGCACACCATGGCCGAGGTTGAGGATGTGCCCGCGGGCCGCGCGACCGCGTTCGAGCACGTCGCGGACATGCGCCTCGAGCACCGGCCACGGCGCGCCGAGGAACGCGGGGTCGATGTTCCCCTGCACCGAGACGTCGGGGCCGAGGATCGCGGCGGCCTCGTCGAGGGGCAGCCGCCAGTCGACCCCCACGCCGTCGGCGATGCCGTCCAGCCGCATGTCGCCGAGGAAGGGGCCGGTGCCGACGCCGAAGTGGATCGTCGGGACGCCGATGCCGTCCAGAGCGGTCCGTGAGTGCGGCGCCACGAAGGTGCGGTAGTCGGCGGGGCTGAGGGAACCCGCCCAGCTGTCGAAGAGCTGCACGACCGCGGCGCCGGCATCGCGCTGCGTCTCCAGGAACCGCCGCGAGATCTGCGCCAGCCAGCCCGCGAGACGGTGCCAGGCCTCGGGCTCCGCGTGCATCATGCCGCGCGCACGCAGGTGCTCCTTGGACGGACCGCCCTCGACGAGATACGCCGCGAGCGTGAAGGGGGCTCCCGCGAAGCCGATGACCGGGGTGTCGCCGAGCTCGGCGGCGACGATGCCGACGGCTTCCGCGATCGCGCTGCCGTCGAGGCTGTCCGGATCGATCGCCGTGATGCGGTCGACGTCGGCCAGCGTCCGCACCGGGTTCGCGAAGACCGGGCCGCGGCCGGGCTCGATCTCCACGTCCACGCCGGCGAGACGCAGCGGGATGACGATGTCGCTGAAGAACACCGCCGCGTCGACGCCGTGCCGTCGCACGGGCTGGAGGGTGATCTCGGCGGCGAGGTCGGGGGTGAGGCAGGCGTCGAGCATGCGCGTGCCGACCCGCAGCTCCCGGTACTCGGGCAGGGACCGGCCCGCCTGGCGCATGAACCAGACCGGAGCGGTGGCGGGGCGGTCGCCGGTGAGGGCGCGCAGCAGCGGGGCGTCGGAGAGTGCCATGCCCCCATCCTCCCATCCGGCGCCTAGGGAGCCGCCGAGTCCCGGCTCCGTACGCTCGGGTACAATCGAAGGGTGCTGCTGTGTGTGACGGCGAGTCACAAGACCGCCTCCTTCGAACTGCTCGAACGCCTGAGCCGCACCCCCGACGACGTCGCTCCCACCATCGTGGGCATGGCGCCGTGCGTGCAGGGTGCCGTGGTCCTGGCGACGTGCAACCGCTTCGAGGCGTACGTGGAAATGGACGAGCCCGTGACCGCGGCCGGCGCCATCGGCGTCGAAGCCGTGATCGAGGCCGTCGAGTCCGCGACCGGCATTCCCGCCGCCGACCTCGACGGTGCCTACGCCGTGCATTCCGGTCGCCGCGTCGCCGAGCACCTCTTCTCCGTGGCCTCCGGTCTCGAGTCCGTCGTCTCCGGCGAGGGCGAGATCGCCGGCCAGGTGCGGCGTGCCCTGAAGTCCGCCCGCAAGGACGGCACCACCTCCCCCGAGCTCGAGCGCCTGTTCCAGCGCGCGAGCCAGGCGCAGCGCAAGGTCAAGAACGTCACCGCCCTCGGCCGCGCCGGTCGATCTCTCGTGCGTCTCGCACTGGAGCTCGCCGACAGCCGCATCGCCGACTGGTCGGCCGAGCGCGTGCTGCTGGTCGGCACCGGAGCCTACGCCGCCGTCACCCTCGCGACTCTGCGCGAGCG
This genomic stretch from Microbacterium sp. Nx66 harbors:
- a CDS encoding phage holin family protein, whose protein sequence is MPRGYRDRADDSLLTLLGDLPELVTNLVKAEIDAAKAWVSRTAKDAGVGSVWFLVALFFLFWAVPVILVFAIAGLSSWWPVWLSALAVFGILIVAVLLFALLGILKFRKVLRRQNPAQAVAEDIRIVKEAGDEHP
- a CDS encoding protoporphyrinogen/coproporphyrinogen oxidase; amino-acid sequence: MSPEHPAPAEPADLAARAARKHVVVVGGGVGGLVAARECAKVGMQVTLLEGSESLGGVIRRVALDGVVVDAGAESYATKGGHVRALVNDLGLSDRVVTPQAGGAWLAGLPGGAAPLPAGGILGIPGNPFQDDVRRIIGWSGAWRAYLDRVRPPLTIGHQLSLGRLVASRMGEKVRDRLVAPVTTGVYSASPDDVDIDVAAPGLNAALTRVGSLSGAVLALRGEAASRGAKTPGAAVEGLVGGMSVLVDALAADLDELGATVRTRVRARCLTTDGTTWRVVVEEPAAEEPIEGEETTQEAELAADAVIVATSEHGARELLAGAVPALAAADAAPAPEIEIISLLLDAPALRTPPRGTGVLTVPHSHTAKALTHSTAKWSWVREAAGDREVVRVSFGAQGEPAATAALDDGAAIDLARREASALLGVPLSPAQVVAGHRGRFVQAQPASIIGSGERRAAARQAVQAVPGLAAVGAWLAGTGLAQVVPDAAEEADRLRRALLWD
- a CDS encoding metalloregulator ArsR/SmtB family transcription factor; amino-acid sequence: MADSASDIFAALAHPTRRQILQDLKEGELAAGEIASRFSASGPTISRHLSVLRQAGLVSERRDANRIFYSLVGERLALSVGDFLSTVCPEQIVLREVRKRGRA
- a CDS encoding NAD(P)H-binding protein, producing the protein MKVAITGGSGFVGRALADRLEEPVAISRRSGTDITDVDALTAAFAGCDAVAHCAGINREIGDQTFRRVHVEGTAAVVEAARRAGVRRLVMVSFLRARPDCGSAYHESKWEAEEIIRGSGLPHTILKSGMIYGPGDHMVDHVTRAVRTLPFFWTVGYRERTARPVPVEDAADVLVAALEGRIPEPTVAVMGADEVTLGEAIRRIARVAGRRPAFLPVPAWVVRVLAQLTEWTMVVPLVAKAQARMLAEGVSEPAPWAPEPPEGIRPSRPFDDDSIRAALPTGRFGLSDLRLARALRIA
- the hemE gene encoding uroporphyrinogen decarboxylase, coding for MALSDAPLLRALTGDRPATAPVWFMRQAGRSLPEYRELRVGTRMLDACLTPDLAAEITLQPVRRHGVDAAVFFSDIVIPLRLAGVDVEIEPGRGPVFANPVRTLADVDRITAIDPDSLDGSAIAEAVGIVAAELGDTPVIGFAGAPFTLAAYLVEGGPSKEHLRARGMMHAEPEAWHRLAGWLAQISRRFLETQRDAGAAVVQLFDSWAGSLSPADYRTFVAPHSRTALDGIGVPTIHFGVGTGPFLGDMRLDGIADGVGVDWRLPLDEAAAILGPDVSVQGNIDPAFLGAPWPVLEAHVRDVLERGRAARGHILNLGHGVPPETDPDQLTRIVELVHAG